Proteins from one Microbacterium proteolyticum genomic window:
- a CDS encoding DUF4190 domain-containing protein, protein MSDDQNPAPRSEGETPATTGAHDAAAHPAPPAPPIPPAPAADAPSYAPPTSDAPAAPAYDAPATPTYDAPAAPAYGAPAAPPYGTPAYGQAPAYGQTTAYGQSPYGSAPVAGGYGSAVRTNVLAIISLVASIAGFIGLVPVIGPITGVITGHISLAQIKRTGEQGRGMALAGTIIGWVGIGVVLLLTIFFIVFVGIAASQSSRYGA, encoded by the coding sequence GTGAGCGACGACCAGAACCCCGCCCCGCGCAGCGAAGGCGAGACGCCGGCCACCACCGGCGCACACGACGCCGCCGCGCACCCCGCTCCCCCGGCGCCGCCCATCCCGCCCGCGCCCGCCGCGGACGCGCCGTCGTACGCTCCGCCGACCTCCGACGCCCCCGCGGCCCCCGCGTACGACGCCCCCGCGACTCCGACGTACGACGCCCCCGCAGCCCCCGCCTACGGTGCACCCGCGGCGCCGCCCTACGGCACCCCGGCCTACGGCCAGGCACCGGCGTACGGCCAGACCACGGCATATGGCCAGTCCCCGTACGGATCGGCTCCCGTCGCCGGCGGCTACGGATCCGCCGTGCGGACCAACGTGCTCGCGATCATCTCGCTCGTGGCATCCATCGCGGGGTTCATCGGGCTGGTCCCGGTCATCGGACCGATCACCGGTGTGATCACCGGACACATCTCGCTCGCGCAGATCAAGCGCACGGGCGAGCAGGGACGCGGCATGGCGCTCGCGGGCACCATCATCGGCTGGGTCGGAATCGGTGTGGTCCTGCTGCTCACGATCTTCTTCATCGTGTTCGTGGGGATCGCGGCGAGCCAGTCCTCTCGATACGGCGCCTAA
- the fabG gene encoding 3-oxoacyl-ACP reductase FabG, with protein MSQDRVVVVTGGNRGIGRAIAERFVAEGWRVAVTARSGEGPAGTLTVRADVTDAVAVDAAFSEIEAELGPIAVVVANAGITKDMLLLRMSEDDFDSVVSTNLGGAFRVVKRASKGMLKARWGRVILISSVVGLYGSAGQINYAASKSALVGFARSLTRELGGRGITANVVAPGFIETDMTAELPADTQAEYKKNIPAGRFASADEVAGVVTWLAGDDAAYISGAVIPVDGGLGMGH; from the coding sequence ATGTCCCAGGACCGCGTCGTCGTCGTCACCGGAGGAAACCGCGGTATCGGACGAGCCATCGCCGAACGCTTCGTGGCCGAGGGCTGGCGCGTCGCGGTCACCGCACGGTCGGGCGAGGGACCGGCCGGAACGCTCACGGTCCGCGCGGACGTCACGGACGCCGTCGCCGTGGACGCCGCGTTCAGTGAGATCGAGGCCGAGCTCGGACCCATCGCCGTCGTCGTCGCCAACGCCGGCATCACGAAGGACATGCTGCTGCTGCGCATGAGCGAGGACGACTTCGACAGCGTGGTCTCGACGAACCTCGGTGGCGCCTTCCGCGTCGTCAAGCGCGCGTCGAAGGGCATGCTGAAGGCGCGCTGGGGTCGCGTCATCCTGATTTCGAGTGTCGTCGGGCTGTACGGTTCGGCGGGCCAGATCAACTACGCCGCGTCGAAGAGCGCCCTCGTCGGGTTCGCCCGATCGCTCACCCGCGAGCTCGGCGGCCGCGGCATCACCGCGAACGTCGTCGCGCCCGGGTTCATCGAGACCGACATGACCGCCGAACTGCCCGCGGACACGCAGGCCGAGTACAAGAAGAACATTCCGGCCGGCCGCTTCGCGTCGGCGGATGAGGTCGCCGGCGTCGTCACGTGGCTCGCGGGCGACGACGCCGCCTACATCTCGGGCGCCGTCATCCCCGTCGACGGCGGACTGGGCATGGGGCACTGA
- a CDS encoding alpha/beta fold hydrolase, translating to MDVILVPGLWLDASSWDAVTPALTGAGHRVHPLTLPTDPDAGIQHWVDAVVAQVDAATDPVVLVGHSGGGNVVWGAADARPERVARVVFVDTMPPPPGAMISEFPVQDGVVPFPGWDFFDEPDIADLDDETRRRVGAAVIDVPGSVPTDPIPLSDDRRHDIPVTVLSGQLDEDGVREVLTQWGAFADEFARIRDVEVVTLGSGHWPQFSQPEAFAEKLRAAVR from the coding sequence ATGGACGTGATCCTGGTTCCGGGCCTCTGGCTCGATGCATCGTCGTGGGATGCCGTGACCCCCGCGCTCACCGGGGCGGGGCACCGCGTGCACCCGCTGACCCTCCCGACCGATCCCGACGCCGGCATCCAGCACTGGGTCGACGCGGTCGTCGCTCAGGTCGACGCCGCCACCGACCCCGTGGTGCTCGTCGGGCACTCCGGCGGAGGCAACGTCGTGTGGGGCGCCGCCGACGCCCGTCCCGAGCGGGTCGCGCGCGTCGTCTTCGTCGACACCATGCCCCCACCGCCCGGCGCCATGATCTCCGAGTTCCCCGTCCAGGACGGTGTCGTCCCGTTCCCCGGGTGGGACTTCTTCGACGAGCCCGACATCGCCGACCTCGACGACGAGACGCGCCGACGCGTGGGAGCCGCGGTCATCGACGTCCCGGGCAGCGTCCCGACCGACCCGATCCCGCTCTCAGACGACCGTCGCCACGACATCCCCGTGACGGTGCTGTCGGGGCAACTCGACGAGGACGGCGTCCGCGAGGTCCTGACCCAGTGGGGCGCGTTCGCCGACGAGTTCGCGCGGATCCGCGACGTCGAGGTCGTCACGCTCGGCAGCGGTCACTGGCCCCAGTTCTCGCAACCCGAGGCCTTCGCCGAGAAGCTGCGCGCGGCGGTGCGCTGA
- the serB gene encoding phosphoserine phosphatase SerB produces the protein MPAPARFLVVLDADSTLIRNEVIELLADEAGRGAEVAAATEAAMRGEVDFADSLRSRVAALAGVPIEAFARAIARIEPTPGVRTLIDAVHARGGLVGVVSGGFHEVLDTVAPDLGVDVWRANRLGVADGALTGEVDGPIVDAAAKADTLREWAAAHGVPSHLTFAIGDGANDLRMMEAAGLGLAFNAKPAVRAAADLVIGPVDLAAVVPLLPR, from the coding sequence GTGCCTGCGCCCGCCCGTTTCCTCGTCGTCCTGGATGCCGATTCCACCCTCATCCGCAACGAAGTCATCGAGCTCCTCGCCGACGAAGCCGGCCGCGGAGCCGAGGTGGCCGCGGCCACCGAGGCCGCGATGCGCGGCGAGGTCGACTTCGCCGACAGCCTCCGGTCCCGTGTCGCCGCGCTCGCCGGGGTCCCGATCGAGGCGTTCGCCCGCGCGATCGCGCGGATCGAACCGACACCCGGGGTGCGCACGCTCATCGACGCAGTCCACGCCCGCGGCGGGCTGGTCGGCGTGGTCTCCGGTGGGTTCCACGAGGTGCTCGACACCGTCGCGCCCGACCTCGGCGTCGACGTGTGGCGCGCCAACCGCCTCGGCGTCGCCGACGGCGCCCTGACCGGAGAGGTGGACGGACCGATCGTGGATGCCGCGGCCAAGGCCGACACCCTGCGCGAGTGGGCCGCGGCGCACGGCGTGCCGTCGCACCTCACGTTCGCGATCGGCGACGGTGCCAACGACCTCCGCATGATGGAGGCCGCCGGTCTCGGCCTCGCGTTCAACGCCAAGCCCGCCGTCCGCGCCGCGGCCGACCTCGTGATCGGCCCCGTGGATCTGGCCGCGGTGGTGCCGCTTCTCCCGCGCTGA
- a CDS encoding S-ribosylhomocysteine lyase yields the protein MADVESFTLDHTAVLAPYIRLIGTESGPRGDVISNFDVRLVQPNEGEIPTAGIHTIEHLLASLLRDRIDGVIDISPFGCRTGFHLIMWGEPDLGDVVAAVSDSLRAIAEDVEWEDVPGTDAFSCGNYRDHSLHTAREWSKLVLSQGISRDAFARVGV from the coding sequence ATGGCCGACGTCGAGAGCTTCACGCTCGACCACACCGCCGTTCTCGCCCCCTACATCCGCCTGATCGGCACGGAGTCGGGCCCACGCGGAGACGTCATCTCGAACTTCGACGTGCGCCTCGTGCAGCCCAACGAGGGGGAGATCCCGACCGCCGGCATCCACACGATCGAGCACCTCCTCGCGAGCCTCCTGCGCGACCGGATCGACGGCGTGATCGACATCTCGCCGTTCGGATGCCGCACCGGCTTCCACCTCATCATGTGGGGAGAGCCCGACCTCGGTGACGTCGTGGCCGCCGTCTCCGACTCTCTTCGCGCGATCGCCGAGGACGTGGAGTGGGAGGACGTTCCGGGCACCGACGCGTTCAGCTGCGGCAACTACCGCGACCACAGCCTGCACACCGCGCGCGAGTGGTCCAAGCTCGTGCTCTCGCAGGGCATCAGCCGCGACGCGTTCGCGCGCGTCGGCGTCTGA
- the glgC gene encoding glucose-1-phosphate adenylyltransferase, translated as MPAAPKVFGIILAGGEGKRLMPLTADRAKPAVPFGGQYRLIDFAISNLINSGLRQLVVLTQYKSHSLDRHISQTWRMSPMLGSYVASVPAQQRLGKRWFSGSADAILQSMNLIRDEKPDIVVVIGADHVYRMDFKQMLDAHIASDARATIAGIRQPIALANQFGVIDTDPSDPTMIREFLEKPQNPTGLADAPHEVLASMGNYIFDADALVEAVTHDGELPTSAHDMGGDIVPYFVNRGEAAVYDFQRNDVPGSTSRDRSYWRDVGTIESFYDAHMDLISTLPIFNLYNDDWPIFSQTFNAPPAKFVRDSVGRIGNAIDSIVSLGSVLSGTHLERSVVGPWALAGGGSTITDSVLFDGVQVGAGARIHRAILDKNVTLAPGATIGVDRERDLARGFTVTETGITVVGKDVRVDV; from the coding sequence ATGCCTGCAGCGCCGAAGGTCTTCGGAATCATCCTCGCCGGCGGCGAGGGAAAGCGACTCATGCCCCTCACGGCGGATCGAGCCAAACCCGCCGTCCCCTTCGGAGGCCAGTACCGTCTCATCGACTTCGCGATCTCGAATCTCATCAATTCGGGCCTGAGACAGCTCGTCGTCCTGACGCAGTACAAGTCGCACAGCCTCGACCGGCACATCTCCCAGACGTGGCGCATGTCGCCGATGCTCGGTTCGTACGTGGCATCCGTCCCCGCCCAGCAGCGCCTCGGCAAGCGATGGTTCTCGGGTTCGGCCGACGCCATCCTGCAGTCGATGAACCTCATCCGCGATGAGAAGCCCGACATCGTCGTCGTCATCGGCGCCGACCACGTGTACCGCATGGACTTCAAGCAGATGCTCGACGCGCACATCGCCTCGGACGCGCGGGCGACGATCGCCGGCATCCGCCAGCCCATCGCACTGGCGAACCAGTTCGGCGTCATCGACACCGACCCCTCCGACCCGACGATGATCCGCGAGTTCCTCGAGAAGCCGCAGAACCCCACGGGTCTCGCCGACGCGCCGCACGAGGTGCTCGCCTCGATGGGCAACTACATCTTCGACGCCGACGCGCTCGTCGAGGCCGTCACGCACGACGGCGAGCTGCCGACCTCCGCGCACGACATGGGCGGCGACATCGTGCCGTACTTCGTCAACCGCGGCGAGGCGGCGGTGTACGACTTCCAGCGCAACGACGTCCCCGGGTCGACGTCCCGCGACCGCTCGTACTGGCGCGACGTGGGCACCATCGAGTCGTTCTACGACGCCCACATGGATCTGATCTCGACGCTGCCCATCTTCAACCTCTACAACGACGACTGGCCGATCTTCTCGCAGACCTTCAACGCTCCCCCGGCGAAGTTCGTGCGCGACTCGGTGGGCCGCATCGGCAACGCGATCGACTCGATCGTGTCCCTCGGGTCGGTGCTGTCGGGGACGCACCTCGAGCGGAGCGTCGTCGGACCGTGGGCGCTCGCGGGCGGCGGGTCGACGATCACCGACTCGGTCCTCTTCGACGGCGTGCAGGTCGGCGCGGGAGCACGTATCCACCGCGCGATCCTCGACAAGAACGTGACCCTCGCGCCGGGCGCGACCATCGGGGTCGACCGCGAACGCGACCTCGCGCGCGGCTTCACCGTGACCGAGACCGGTATCACCGTGGTCGGCAAGGACGTCCGCGTCGACGTCTGA